From the genome of Aspergillus chevalieri M1 DNA, chromosome 8, nearly complete sequence, one region includes:
- a CDS encoding putative pyruvate dehydrogenase E1 component alpha subunit (BUSCO:EOG09262Q8D;~COG:C;~EggNog:ENOG410Q1VT;~InterPro:IPR029061,IPR001017;~PFAM:PF00676;~go_function: GO:0016624 - oxidoreductase activity, acting on the aldehyde or oxo group of donors, disulfide as acceptor [Evidence IEA]) yields MLSQSLKLSRSLPLARPVLPCTGRRFFAQVSDVRIPTEDDKPFNVPLPEDSFETYHLDPPPYSIETTKSQLKKLYYDMTVIRRMEIAADSLYKDRKIRGFCHLSTGQEGVAVGIEHGITKDDKLITAYRSHGFTLMRGGTIKSIIGELLGRQGGISYGKGGSMHMFCKNFFGGNGIVGASVPVGTGIAFAQQYDENPTITFNLYGDGAANQGQVHESYNMAKLWELPVVFGCENNKYGMGTSVERASAMTEYYKRGQYIPGLRINAMDVLAVLASTRFAKEYVQSGKGPLVYEYLTYRYAGHSMSDPGIAYRTREELQAHRANDPITNFRDKLIDWGVFTEDEAKAVDKDVRGLINKEVEDALNMPDPPNTFDALYQDIYVRGSEPRQRRGRTVDETYYQG; encoded by the exons ATGCTCTCACAATCTTTGAAGCTCAGCAGGTCGCTGCCTCTGGCGCGCCCAGTTCTTCCATGCACTGGCCGTCGCTTTTTTGCCCAGGTCTCCGATGTGAGGATTCCTACT GAAGATGACAAGCCCTTCAATGTCCCCTTACCAGAAGACAGCTTCGAAACATATCACCTCGACCCACCACCATACTCGATCGAAACGACGAAAAGCCAACTCAAAAAACTATACTATGACATGACAGTGATAAG ACGAATGGAAATCGCCGCCGATAGTTTATACAAAGACAGGAAAATCAGAGGATTCTGCCACTTATCGACAGGACAGGAAGGAGTGGCAGTTGGAATCGAGCATGGGATTACCAAAGACGACAAATTGATCACAGCGTATCGCTCCCATGGCTTTACGTTGATGCGCGGAGGCACCATTAAGTCTATTATTGGTGAGCTTCTTGGGCGACAAGGTGGCATATCATATGGAAAAGGAGGCTCGATGCATATGTTCTGCAAGAACTTCTTTGGAGGAAACGGAATTGTCGGAGCTAGTGTGCCCGTCGGTACTGGGATTGCCTTTGCGCAGCAGTATGACGAGAATCCGACCATCACGTTCAATCTTTATGGAGACGGGGCGGCAAACCAAGGCCAGGTGCACGAGTCTTATAATATGGCCAAGCTATGGGAATTGCCTGTTGTTTTCGGATGTGAGA ACAACAAGTATGGAATGGGAACGTCAGTTGAGAGAGCATCAGCAATGACCGAATACTATAAACGCGGACAATATATCCCCGGTCTTCGAATCAATGCGATGGATGTACTAGCCGTCCTAGCATCCACAAGATTTGCCAAAGAATATGTGCAATCTGGCAAAGGACCGCTAGTATACGAGTATCTCACATACCGGTACGCAGGACACTCGATGTCCGATCCAGGAATCGCATATAGAACACGAGAGGAACTGCAGGCGCATCGAGCGAACGACCCGATTACCAACTTCCGGGACAAACTGATTGACTGGGGTGTTTTCACTGAGGATGAAGCGAAGGCTGTTGACAAGGACGTACGCGGCCTGATTAACAAAGAGGTAGAAGACGCTCTCAACATGCCTGACCCTCCGAACACCTTCGATGCGCTGTATCAGGATATCTATGTTCGCGGTAGCGAGCCTCGACAGAGGCGGGGAAGAACCGTGGATGAGACATACTATCAAGGATAG
- a CDS encoding putative DNA repair protein Rad4 (COG:L;~EggNog:ENOG410PHV4;~InterPro:IPR036985,IPR038765,IPR018328,IPR018325, IPR018326,IPR018327,IPR042488,IPR004583;~PFAM:PF10404,PF03835,PF10403,PF10405;~go_component: GO:0005634 - nucleus [Evidence IEA];~go_function: GO:0003677 - DNA binding [Evidence IEA];~go_function: GO:0003684 - damaged DNA binding [Evidence IEA];~go_process: GO:0006289 - nucleotide-excision repair [Evidence IEA]), with protein MLCSNSGMVRRAVSAYQNRTGAARGRQSRRQQQDDGIPDVYREMLAEAEAREYQEAKTGRPGKRRKVGERAASSSRPEPARQEVNPPETSEDVGKQIQTAYDSTASEESDMEWEEVDIQQAPSSSVQVDPYSANEPLQITLDQQKDTGKRIVSRRKPVTGAEKKLRLDVHKAHLLCLLGHVHIRNLWCNDELVQGFLKQMLHRKVKDLLNPAEDKPQYTRSITFIDGLNQASEAFARRFKVTKPGLQRAHWADDSNSLKQRVEAILSNAEVMLSQDDFRRQAETLQGSRDFGAQLFCALLRSVAVEARLVCSLQPLPFSSATTTGPKKSESQSIMISIDDNEADEQSQSDATPNPTPPRRRLGQPQFAPSSSKAPKTSVRTGPCPSLKASSYPVFWVEAYNEAVQKWIPVDPLVTKSIAKSSKFEPPASDQYNVMSYVVAFEEDASARDVTRRYAKAFNAKTRKLRVESTWNGERWWARALRVYEKPFLEDRDEAEVSELTAKVASEPMPRNVQDFKDHPIYALERHLRRNEVIHPKRVTGQVSLGKSGSKSQKLEPVYRRTDVHACRSADGWYRLGRDIKIGEQPLKRVRANRNKLRINDDGENDTTEVPVYAHFQTNVYKPPPVVQGKIPKNIYGNLDIYTPTMVPPGGVHINHPAAPQAAKILGIDYADAVTGFDFKGRHGTAVIRGAIIASEYHEALEEVLNGLEHERLQAEQEVKSAEALGMWKHFLLKLQIAERVKSYAVEGEEDEGEPDIDADDASYGEFEGGGGFFPEPDQAVSSPRPICTFRNTMEQDLPVCEDRGFELEPAFEDDEVLGGGFIPEEAPQDTTEPQPLIAANSVGDTEYTNTAHRKESSHFNLVVVSHSSIGNVDSYDKICTTTTGIASPIPEHREEILGQDVSKDIDNPPGAPVPTATDGSKAVSEEVAPRNTSPTYSRLSQEDNSSEHNDNEGGSLLSEDPEDEDAIPEWLV; from the exons ATGCTGTGTTCAAATTCCGGTATGGTACGCCGTGCAGTTTCTGCCTACCAGAACAGGACTGGGGCCGCTCGTGGTCGTCAATCTAGACGCCAGCAACAAGACGATGGGATCCCAGACGTGTACCGGGAGATGTTGGCAGAAGCTGAAGCCAGGGAATACCAAGAAGCGAAAACGGGCAGACCTGGTAAGAGGCGGAAAGTGGGGGAGCGGGCAGCTAGCTCATCTCGTCCAGAGCCTGCAAGGCAAGAAGTGAACCCACCAGAAACAAGTGAGGATGTAGGCAAGCAAATACAGACTGCATATGATTCCACTGCTTCAGAAGAGTCAGATATGGAGTGGGAAGAAGTCGATATTCAACAAGCTCCGTCAAGCTCAGTCCAGGTGGATCCTTATTCCGCGAACGAGCCACTTCAGATCACTTTGGACCAGCAAAAGGATACTGGAAAAAGGATTGTCTCGCGGCGGAAGCCGGTCACTGGAGCTGAGAAGAAGCTACGGCTAGACGTCCACAAGGCTCaccttctttgccttcttgGCCATGTACATATCCGAAATCTCTGGTGCAACGATGAGCTGGTTCAG GGCTTTCTTAAGCAGATGCTGCACAGAAAAGTCAAGGACTTGTTGAATCCGGCAGAAGACAAACCGCAATATACTAGATCTATCACTTTCATTGACGGGCTAAACCAAGCCAGCGAGGCATTTGCAAGAAGATTTAAAGTCACCAAACCCGGCTTGCAGCGTGCTCATTGGGCCGATGATTCAAACTCCTTGAAACAGAGAGTG GAGGCAATACTGTCCAACGCAGAGGTAATGCTATCGCAAGATGACTTTAGGAGGCAGGCCGAGACGCTGCAAGGATCCCGTGATTTTGGCGCACAGCTCTTCTGTGCTCTGTTACGGTCAGTAGCCGTGGAAGCCCGGCTGGTTTGCTCTTTGCAGCCGCTGCCATTTTCTAGTGCCACAACAACTGGGCCTAAGAAGTCAGAATCGCAGTCTATTATGATTTCAATCGATGATAATGAAGCCGATGAGCAATCACAATCAGATGCTACCCCAAATCCAACTccaccaagaagaaggcttGGGCAGCCGCAGTTtgcaccatcatcatccaaggCCCCGAAAACATCTGTGCGCACAG GACCATGCCCAAGCCTCAAAGCATCATCGTACCCGGTATTTTGGGTCGAAGCCTATAATGAAGCAGTTCAGAAATGGATCCCTGTTGACCCATTGGTAACCAAGTCAATTGCGAAATCTTCCAAATTTGAACCTCCCGCTAGTGACCAATATAATGTCATGAGTTACGTTGTTGCATTTGAAGAGGATGCCTCAGCAAGAGATGTAACCCGGCGCTACGCGAAGGCCTTCAATGCAAAAACCCGCAAATTACGAGTCGAGAGTACTTGGAACGGGGAGCGATGGTGGGCAAGGGCGCTAAGAGTCTACGAGAAGCCATTCTTGGAGGATCGTGACGAAGCAGAAGTGAGCGAGTTGACCGCCAAGGTGGCTTCTGAGCCCATGCCACGGAATGTGCAAGACTTTAAAGACCACCCAATTTATGCGCTTGAGCGGCATCTTCGTCGAAATGAAGTCATTCATCCCAAGCGAGTGACTGGGCAAGTCAGTCTAGGTAAATCTGGCTCAAAGAGTCAGAAACTGGAGCCAGTCTATCGTCGCACCGATGTTCACGCTTGCCGAAGCGCAGATGGATGGTACCGTCTGGGGCGAGACATCAAAATCGGTGAACAGCCTCTCAAACGTGTTCGAGCAAACCGGAACAAACTCAGGATAAATGACGATGGCGAAAATGACACTACCGAAGTCCCTGTATATGCTCACTTCCAAACAAACGTATACAAACCTCCACCCGTCGTTCAGGGGAAGATACCCAAGAACATCTACGGAAATCTGGATATTTACACACCGACCATGGTCCCGCCAGGTGGTGTCCACATAAACCATCCTGCTGCACCCCAAGCAGCCAAGATACTCGGCATTGATTATGCCGACGCCGTAACAGGTTTTGACTTCAAAGGGCGCCATGGAACTGCGGTTATCCGTGGTGCTATCATAGCAAGTGAATACCACGAAGCTCTTGAAGAAGTTTTGAATGGTCTTGAACACGAAAGGCTGCAGGCTGAGCAGGAAGTGAAGTCTGCAGAAGCACTTGGAATGTGGAAGCACTTCTTGCTCAAACTCCAGATCGCTGAAAGAGTCAAAAGCTATGCTGTCGAGGGTGAAGAGGACGAAGGCGAACCCGACATTGATGCAGACGACGCGAGCTATGGAGAGTTTGAAGGTGGGGGTGGCTTCTTTCCTGAGCCAGATCAAGCTGTCAGCAGCCCACGTCCGATATGCACTTTCAGGAATACCATGGAGCAGGACTTGCCTGTGTGCGAGGACAGAGGTTTCGAACTAGAACCCGCgtttgaagatgatgaagttCTTGGTGGAGGATTTATACCTGAAGAGGCTCCACAAGATACAACCGAACCACAACCTTTGATTGCGGCAAATTCTGTCGGTGATACAGAGTATACGAATACCGCGCATAGGAAGGAATCTTCCCATTTTAACCTCGTTGTTGTTTCACACAGCTCTATTGGCAACGTGGACTCTTACGACAAGAtctgcaccaccaccaccggaaTAGCATCACCCATACCGGAACATAGAGAGGAAATTCTTGGTCAAGATGTATCCAAGGATATTGACAATCCACCCGGCGCTCCAGTCCCAACAGCAACAGACGGCTCAAAAGCCGTCAGTGAGGAAGTAGCTCCAAGGAATACATCACCAACATATTCAAGATTATCccaggaagacaattcaagCGAGCACAATGATAACGAAGGGGGCTCATTGTTGTCTGAGGATcctgaagatgaggatgcaATTCCGGAATGGTTAGTATAA
- a CDS encoding uncharacterized protein (COG:S;~EggNog:ENOG410PYTN): MRRSNNPNSDAHTSPTEYQTPARTSTTAPTSSRPSNSKSITTVRRTQNQTPIAPSLSRSNSSCKNNTFSSSLGRQQSTLTQIDWVATRRHPDSEDDDLDDNRLDYIDAEPNAQHDDTSNTNTSTNTKTNARDVIEISDDSGNDADYQRAPSSRTRPARDIRFGQKPMMKADTSRRRRSTPKPNSAEKGSGRRKSGGSVRGSNKKGKQPKERDKTLTQMDYVRRYLKIEPDDDVQLEYTYYSPKKDRDPGSREAHRRSAEEAALQSTKQDEKDGIKRRKLTEELESKDDSNLEGIRSGRQLSRGLVTPKKTIKIEIPSSQSPNSPELVLVSPSQFRGVNRFPLKQTSVDRLVKEEQLSSAERKVQHDLDRASSSPGRTSLPDSPASPIPRNNTPSDDEDDPDTTPRIHRPNTQRTVVYETDAESDCGETQDDLSVPPSSQKPKMVNIGGDPIEDIQSPQRYESQELPSPVIPSGPDNETGPSYPDLSSDASICYRRPHHSTQYPVEPIPLMDTQALAELFPQEKENSAQQILTDTTQTQSSPAVQRHPLRTHPQLTQTQTQTQSQSQSTSQDLKTSTEIVPESSPVTRQDSNPSMPQESVVQVESSQPADRFLRNVGIEQDSGSRGFVGNQLLSSSVLESIPMPPLWMGSQDSVGEPYSEPGNE, translated from the coding sequence ATGAGACGAAGCAACAACCCCAATTCAGACGCGCATACAAGCCCAACCGAATACCAAACACCAGCCCGAACATCCACCACCGCACCCACATCCTCCAGACCCTCGAACTCGAAATCAATCACGACTGTCAGAAGGACCCAAAACCAGACACCGATCGCACCGTCGCTGTCCAGATCGAATTCTTCATGCAAAAATAACACGTTCTCCAGTTCGCTGGGCCGGCAGCAATCTACGCTCACGCAGATAGATTGGGTGGCAACAAGACGGCACCCGGATTCAGAGGACGACGACCTCGACGATAACAGACTCGATTATATCGACGCAGAACCTAATGCGCAGCATGATGATACGTCGAATACGAATACAAGTACCAATACCAAGACTAATGCACGCGACGTGATCGAGATATCGGATGACTCTGGGAATGATGCCGATTACCAACGAGCGCCGTCTTCGCGGACGCGGCCGGCCCGCGATATTCGATTTGGACAAAAACCAATGATGAAGGCGGATACCTCCAGACGAAGGAGAAGTACACCAAAACCTAATAGTGCGGAGAAGGGCTCTGGCCGGAGGAAAAGTGGCGGCAGCGTCCGGGGGAGTAATAAAAAGGGCAAGCAGCCGAAAGAGCGGGATAAGACTCTTACGCAGATGGATTATGTTCGGCGGTACTTGAAGATCGAGCCGGATGATGATGTGCAGCTGGAATACACATACTATAGTCCGAAGAAGGACAGGGATCCGGGGAGTCGTGAGGCGCATCGGCGCAGTGCGGAGGAGGCGGCGCTACAGTCTACGAAACaggatgagaaggatggGATCAAGAGACGGAAGTTGACTGAAGAGCTTGAGTCGAAAGACGACTCCAATCTTGAGGGGATTCGCAGTGGAAGACAGCTGTCTCGAGGGCTTGTgacgccgaagaagacgatcAAAATTGAGATACCGTCCTCGCAGTCACCAAATAGTCCTGAGCTCGTGCTTGTTTCGCCATCGCAGTTCCGTGGGGTAAATCGGTTTCCACTGAAACAAACATCAGTTGATCGTCTGGTGAAAGAAGAACAGCTTAGTTCTGCAGAGAGAAAGGTTCAGCATGATCTAGACCGTGCATCATCCTCTCCCGGTCGTACCTCATTACCTGATTCTCCGGCTTCTCCGATACCTCGAAATAATACCCCAtctgatgatgaggacgaccCGGACACCACGCCCAGAATTCACAGGCCCAATACACAAAGGACCGTAGTATATGAGACCGATGCTGAGTCGGACTGTGGCGAGACTCAAGACGACCTGTCTgttcctccttcctctcaGAAGCCGAAAATGGTCAACATTGGCGGCGATCCTATTGAAGATATTCAATCTCCGCAACGCTACGAGTCCCAGGAGCTTCCTTCACCTGTGATTCCCTCAGGGCCCGATAATGAAACCGGGCCGTCGTATCCAGACTTGTCATCCGATGCGTCAATATGTTATCGACGGCCACATCATTCTACTCAATACCCCGTCGAACCTATCCCTCTGATGGATACCCAAGCACTGGCCGAACTCTTTCCacaggagaaagagaacagCGCCCAGCAAATACTTACCGATACGACACAGACACAATCGTCACCGGCTGTCCAGCGCCATCCATTGCGGACGCATCCCCAATTAACCCAGACACAAACGCAAACTCAATCCCAGTCTCAATCGACCTCTCAAGACTTGAAGACTTCGACTGAAATCGTACCAGAATCTTCGCCCGTAACACGGCAGGATTCAAACCCCTCCATGCCACAGGAATCGGTTGTGCAAGTCGAGTCCTCGCAACCAGCAGACAGGTTTCTTAGGAATGTCGGAATTGAACAGGATTCCGGTTCGCGGGGCTTCGTTGGGAATCAACTGCTCTCTTCAAGTGTTTTGGAGAGTATACCCATGCCGCCATTATGGATGGGCAGTCAGGACAGTGTTGGAGAGCCGTACAGTGAGCCAGGCAATGAATAG
- a CDS encoding BSD domain-containing protein (COG:S;~EggNog:ENOG410PK3G;~InterPro:IPR005607,IPR035925;~PFAM:PF03909), with protein sequence MDFPYDHIQEEILAANDPSKKGAQGESSNNQQSNVDLNTELQETFRAFSASPWGARIGGLWDNVRKQGESYYEGAREEYAAVSEEAVKGLSDLRETIVGRTRGLSLSTGLASSSEGTEKEEKEKDEAPTPTAPKAEGGEGKDAEGESFFARFKTEAAKRFRELEKAEEAADEAILRFGMNIRQKLQDAVSIVPPESDSSKVLFESKDAEGKRVIHATRFEAQLHVIHSNLENFTKDPDSDQWPKFKESFNAEAKTGEIASDLEKYPELRSAMEKLVPEQVEYSQFWSRYYFLRFVIETEEQKRKELLKGANVNEEEEVGWDDDSEDESESDESESPSTPQVKSSKANAATPTQGTPDPASDKKTLKPNEPRRSNDQQSQADSESSYDVVSGTTSRTPGSPKEKSPAADAKGDDSDDDWE encoded by the exons ATGGATTTCCCCTACGACCACATCCAGGAGGAGATCCTCGCCGCCAACGATCCATCCAAGAAAGGCGCCCAGGGCGaatcctccaacaaccaGCAATCCAACGTCGACCTGAACACCGAGCTGCAAGAGACGTTCCGTGCTTTTTCTGCTAGCCCATGGGGTGCACGCATTGGCGGGTTGTGGGATAACGTCCGCAAACAAGGCGAGAGCTACTACGAGGGCGCTAGGGAGGAGTATGCCGCAGTCAGCGAGGAAGCCGTCAAGGGTTTGTCGGACCTGAGAGAGACGATTGTTGGACGAACACGGGGTCTTTCCCTGAGCACGGGGCTTGCATCATCTTCTGAAGGcacagagaaggaggagaaggagaaggacgAGGCGCCCACTCCTACAGCTCCGAAGGCGGAGGGTGGTGAAGGTAAGGATGCTGAGGGCGAGAGCTTCTTCGCTCGCTTCAAGACAGAAGCGGCCAAACGGTTCAGAGAGCTTGAGAAGGCGGAGGAAGCTGCCGACGAGGCTATCCTGCGCTTTGGAATGAACATTCGCCAGAAACTGCAGGATGCGGTGAGCATTGTTCCACCGGAGTCGGACTCGAGCAAGGTTCTTTTTGAGAGTAAGGATGCTGAGGGGAAGAGGGTTATTCATGCTACGCGCTTTGAGGCCCAGCTACATGTTATCCattcgaatctggagaactTCACCAAGGACCCTGATAGTGACCAGTGGCCTAAGTTCAAGGAGAGCTTCAACGCGGAGGCGAAGACTGGCGAGATCGCATCTGACTTGGAGAAATACCCTGAGCTGCGGTCTGCTATGGAGAAGCTTGTGCCGGAGCAGGTTGAATACTCGCAGTTCTGGTCGCGGTACTATTTCCTCCGTTTTGTTATTGAGACTGAAGAGCAGAAGCGCAAAGAGCTTCTGAAGG GGGCCAACGTGaacgaagaagaggaagtcgGTTGGGACGACGATTCTGAGGATGAATCCGAATCTGACGAATCCGAGTCGCCCTCTACCCCCCAAGTCAAGAGCAGCAAAGCAAACGCCGCCACTCCCACGCAAGGCACACCCGACCCAGCCTCTGACAAGAAGACCCTGAAGCCAAATGAGCCCCGTCGCTCGAACGACCAACAATCCCAAGCCGACAGCGAGTCCAGCTACGATGTCGTCAGCGGCACCACCAGCCGGACGCCTGGTAGCCCCAAAGAGAAGAGCCCGGCTGCCGATGCAAAGGGAGACGATAGCGATGATGACTGGGAGTAG
- a CDS encoding RanGTP-binding protein (COG:S;~EggNog:ENOG410PFRW;~InterPro:IPR008812;~PFAM:PF05508) — translation MIELIAARGNTSLESAVSLTKSLRWDIQALGQRLARAAASEELIRKGGKSPGDRAQNDAEIRFIIKDTKRLLVRIEDAVPLMNLAITTSGAKLSTNLPSTVSPSRLLQASTFLTAGDTQYYMSPSQAIQIGPTFTLSMYMLFASHLRPHDEESVREATWKEVMHKARLKIRRVPIDSTTPSNAQESQFPAEARVDEYAYQILIIEDLDDGRVHTFEENGPQPYSYDGVIQAGMREIFPIHQISKIFYADTGRLLNISTEGEVNNPVLLLKRDVNAVPPRRMMEREEADYGYLQDSDEESEEIDSVQAQLDAQLGASTRKTPYYNYSEDSIPEEWRLPQDLDPEWIAFEVYNEDESSDTESEAEVPSTPSKTDTVDPRQMANLSLDDREESPSLSQRRLSRQPSYHDTTTVSNPFFNNIRTSLSLLETLLRLTSLQQFQQQSHLSITDELLNFFLEESSTTGAGGDEQHRQRLRSEARRKVGWDPYDESPVKRRGEDYQYGTPVGGYGYSRESSEYYQPPFSPSERARGGFHLRSSEATPETPLQRRRSPSVQSDRRRLNVVRGGDEALRRGSPLSRRSPTVPVDDESTVEKGGSGTAE, via the exons ATGATCGAGTTGAT AGCTGCGCGAGGCAATACTTCACTTGAATCAGCGGTTTCTCTCACAAAGTCCCTCCGGTGGGATATCCAGGCCCTAGGCCAGCGACTAGCCAGAGCTGCTGCATCTGAAGAACTAATTCGAAAGGGCGGCAAGTCGCCAGGTGATCGAGCTCAGAATGACGCAGAAATTAGGTTCATCATAAAAGACACCAAGAGACTACTCGTCCGAATTGAGGATGCTGTCCCGCTTATGAACTTAGCCATCACTACATCGGGTGCAAAGCTGTCCACCAATCTGCCATCAACAGTGTCACCGTCCAGATTGCTACAGGCTAGTACATTTCTTACCGCTGGAGATACACAATATTACATGTCACCATCACAAGCGATTCAAATCGGACCCACGTTCACTCTTTCGATGTACATGCTCTTTGCCAGTCACCTTCGCCCGCATGATGAAGAAAGCGTTCGCGAAGCAACATGGAAGGAGGTCATGCATAAAGCGCGTCTCAAAATTCGACGGGTGCCCATAGATTCCACAACGCCATCAAATGCACAGGAATCCCAGTTCCCTGCGGAAGCGAGAGTGGATGAGTACGCTTATCAGATTCTTATCATTGAAGACTTAGATGATGGCAGAGTTCATACATTTGAAGAAAACGGCCCACAGCCTTACAGCTATGATGGCGTGATTCAAGCCGGGATGCGGGAAATATTTCCTATTCATCAAATCTCCAAGATTTTCTATGCAGACACGGGGAGACTCCTGAATATCAGTACGGAAGGCGAAGTGAATAACCCCGTCCTACTCTTGAAGAGGGACGTCAACGCTGTGCCACCACGACGTATGATGGAACGTGAAGAAGCAGATTACGGCTATCTGCAGGATTCGGATGAAGAGAGCGAGGAAATCGACTCAGTCCAGGCACAGCTTGATGCCCAATTGGGAGCAAGCACCCGAAAAACACCGTATTACAACTACTCTGAAGACTCGATCCCTGAAGAGTGGCGCTTACCCCAAGACCTAGACCCTGAGTGGATAGCATTTGAAGTCTACAACGAAGACGAATCCTCAGATACCGAATCCGAAGCAGAAGTCCCCAGCACCCCCTCAAAGACAGACACAGTCGACCCGCGCCAAATGGCAAACCTATCTCTAGACGATCGCGAGGAATCACCATCACTATCTCAACGAAGACTCTCCCGCCAACCATCCTATCACGACACAACAACCGTCTCCAACCCCTTCTTTAACAACATCCgcacctctctctccctcctcgaaaccctcctccgcctAACGTCCCTCCAACAATTCCAACAACAGTCCCACCTCTCCATCACCGACGAACTCCTCAATTTCTTCCTCGAAgaatcatccaccaccggcgCCGGCGGTGACGAGCAACACCGCCAACGACTGCGCTCAGAAGCAAGACGAAAAGTCGGCTGGGATCCCTACGACGAGAGCCCCGTCAAGCGACGCGGCGAGGATTATCAATACGGTACTCCCGTTGGTGGATATGGATATTCGCGTGAGAGCAGTGAGTACTATCAGCCGCCTTTTTCGCCTAGTGAGAGGGCGAGGGGTGGGTTCCATCTTCGGTCGAGTGAGGCTACGCCTGAGACGCCGCTGCAGAGAAGGCGGTCGCCTTCTGTGCAGTCGGATCGGCGGAGATTGAATGTGGTGCGTGGTGGGGATGAGGCGTTGAGGAGGGGTTCGCCGCTTTCGAGGCGGTCTCCTACCGTGCCTGTTGATGATGAGTCTACGGTTGAGAAGGGTGGATCTGGTACTGCGGAGTGA